Proteins encoded in a region of the Shewanella polaris genome:
- the glgB gene encoding 1,4-alpha-glucan branching protein GlgB — protein MTVETLYFERGSEIALLNGEYTDVFSLLGMHSTNDAKGLVVRCLLPGALSVDVVSVKDSRKVASLEQVNSQGLFAGKMGRRVKPFNYLLRVQYPLCEQLIHDPYQFDSLLNPDDVYLFGEGSQLQTYHFQGANWREHHGVTGVHFCVWAPNAKLVSVIGDFNLWNKQRHILRRHPASGLWDIFIADVEAGQHYKYSICDTNGNEIIKSDPYAVSMQPSPQNASKIPVQESYDWQDSQWLIERASHQPHVEPMSIYEVQLGSWRRTGEDGQDYIEYPQLIAELVPYIKEMGFTHLQLMPISEYPFDGSWGYQPVGLFAPTYRFGDANGLKAFIDACHQQNIAVLLDWVPAHFPKDPHGLARFDGTCLYEHQDPRKGEQPDWDTLIYNYGRAEVRSFLYSNAYYWLYEFHFDGLRLDAVSSMLYLDYSRNPDQWLPNEFGGRENLQAISFLQELNARMYQCFPGINMIAEESTAWPGVTQATSNNGLGFGFKWNMGWMNDTLRYISCDPLYRRYHHSELTFSLVYAFTEQFILSLSHDEVVHGKGSLLHKIPGDDWQKFATLRAYYGFMWAHPGKKLIFMGNEFAQRNEWNHNQSLDWHLLQYAPHQGVQDWVRDLNQFYQQHPALYQRDHHSDGFQWLDCNDADNNILVFCRFGNDKQQPVVIVVNMSPQVYHDFRVGVPTDEPYIESLNSDHRHYGGSHVVNDGIYKAHATPWQGMPQSIVITVPPLGCSLWIPEQAGLDDPIA, from the coding sequence ATGACTGTAGAGACTCTGTATTTTGAACGAGGTAGTGAAATTGCCTTATTAAATGGTGAATACACAGATGTGTTTTCCTTGCTTGGAATGCACAGTACTAATGATGCTAAAGGTTTAGTGGTTCGTTGTTTATTGCCTGGGGCGCTTAGTGTTGATGTTGTGAGCGTTAAAGATTCTCGTAAAGTGGCCAGCCTTGAGCAAGTTAATTCTCAGGGGCTTTTCGCTGGAAAAATGGGACGCAGAGTTAAACCATTTAATTATTTATTACGGGTGCAATATCCGTTATGTGAACAATTAATCCACGACCCCTATCAATTTGACAGTTTATTGAATCCGGATGATGTATACCTATTTGGTGAGGGTAGCCAACTGCAAACCTATCATTTTCAAGGGGCAAATTGGCGAGAACATCATGGTGTAACAGGCGTTCATTTTTGTGTTTGGGCTCCTAATGCCAAACTGGTGTCAGTGATCGGTGATTTTAATTTATGGAATAAGCAACGTCATATATTACGTCGCCACCCCGCTAGTGGATTGTGGGATATTTTCATTGCTGATGTTGAAGCTGGCCAACATTATAAGTACTCAATTTGCGATACCAATGGCAATGAGATCATTAAGTCAGATCCCTATGCGGTTTCAATGCAACCATCACCTCAAAATGCATCAAAAATACCTGTGCAAGAAAGCTATGATTGGCAAGACAGTCAATGGTTAATAGAGCGTGCTAGTCATCAGCCACATGTAGAGCCTATGTCCATATATGAAGTGCAATTAGGCTCATGGCGACGTACTGGTGAAGACGGCCAAGATTATATCGAATATCCACAACTCATTGCCGAGCTAGTGCCATACATCAAAGAGATGGGTTTTACTCATTTGCAATTAATGCCCATCAGCGAATACCCATTTGATGGATCTTGGGGCTATCAACCTGTGGGGTTATTTGCACCCACTTATCGCTTTGGTGATGCCAACGGCCTTAAAGCCTTCATTGATGCTTGCCATCAACAGAATATTGCGGTGTTACTTGATTGGGTGCCTGCACATTTTCCTAAGGATCCTCATGGATTGGCTCGATTTGATGGTACTTGTTTGTATGAGCATCAAGATCCCCGTAAAGGTGAACAACCTGACTGGGATACGTTAATTTATAATTATGGTCGCGCGGAAGTCCGTAGTTTTTTATACAGTAATGCTTATTACTGGTTGTATGAATTTCATTTTGATGGTTTGCGTCTTGATGCTGTGTCGTCAATGTTGTACCTCGATTACAGTCGTAACCCTGACCAATGGCTCCCTAATGAATTTGGCGGCCGAGAAAACCTTCAAGCTATCAGTTTTTTACAAGAGTTAAATGCACGTATGTATCAATGCTTCCCTGGCATTAATATGATTGCTGAAGAATCTACGGCGTGGCCTGGAGTGACACAAGCAACCAGCAATAATGGTTTAGGGTTTGGATTTAAATGGAATATGGGCTGGATGAACGACACCCTGCGTTATATCAGCTGCGACCCTCTTTATCGACGTTACCATCACAGTGAACTGACATTTAGTTTAGTTTACGCTTTTACCGAACAGTTTATTTTATCGTTAAGTCATGATGAAGTCGTACACGGTAAGGGGTCGTTGCTGCATAAAATCCCTGGTGATGATTGGCAAAAATTCGCCACCTTACGCGCCTATTATGGATTCATGTGGGCACACCCAGGTAAAAAGTTGATCTTTATGGGCAATGAGTTTGCGCAACGCAATGAATGGAATCATAACCAGAGCCTTGATTGGCATTTATTACAATATGCGCCACATCAAGGGGTACAAGATTGGGTTCGCGATCTCAACCAATTTTACCAACAGCATCCAGCACTATATCAACGCGATCATCATAGCGACGGCTTTCAATGGCTCGACTGTAATGATGCCGATAATAACATTCTAGTGTTTTGCAGATTTGGCAACGATAAACAGCAACCGGTAGTGATTGTTGTCAATATGTCGCCACAGGTTTATCACGATTTTAGAGTCGGGGTGCCAACTGACGAACCCTACATAGAAAGTCTCAATAGCGACCATCGTCATTATGGTGGCAGTCATGTGGTCAATGATGGCATTTATAAAGCACACGCTACACCTTGGCAAGGAATGCCCCAAAGTATAGTGATAACAGTACCGCCATTAGGCTGCAGTTTGTGGATACCTGAACAAGCAGGTCTAGACGACCCAATAGCGTAA
- the glgX gene encoding glycogen debranching protein GlgX has protein sequence MDMTSGYAYPLGATIDDDGVNFSLFSAHASKVVLCIFDSSGKVEAAHYIMCGQTRQIWHCHLSGAQAGLLYGYRVYGPYQPELGHRFNHNKLLLDPYAKKLVGEVTYHPALYGYDFDSKDEDLSFDIRDSAPYMPKCQVVDCGFINDIPIAPLNISLARSILFETHVKGFTKQNPDVSLSQQGTFSGLGSQPIIEYLQKLGITAVELLPVHDFFDEAFLIEKGLTNYWGYNSIAFMAPHSGYLTAEGDISEFRQMVSKLHNAGIEVILDVVFNHTAEGNHLGPTFSFRGIDNASYYRLLPNEKRFNINDTGCGNTFNLNHPQVLMLVMDSLRYWVEVMGVDGFRFDLASCLGREAYGFDPGSGFFDAITQDPVLCKVKLIAEPWDIGPGGYQLGNYPVAFSEWNDRYRDAMRRFWRGDSGLLPEFAKRFHGSSDFFEHNGRGPAASINFITSHDGFSLHDLVTYHDRHNLANGEDNRDGHQENCSSNYGIEGECDDAIINAIRSRQKRNLLTCLLLSQGVPMLLAGDESSQTQQGNNNAYCQDNPIGWFDWQKIDWPLVNFTAQLISLRKRFPMLCHQAFIHKPEALFDNGLAWFNRQGEPMTKSHWGEHQIRTLSVIITGNLGHADVGEIEDSTEALLLMINAGELTNSFILPQLPHLQNWQCLLHIQDCEPVVDDNQQVNLMSHSLMLFHTEFTRSN, from the coding sequence ATGGATATGACCAGCGGTTATGCTTACCCACTTGGCGCGACAATTGACGACGACGGGGTTAATTTCTCGTTGTTTTCGGCGCATGCATCCAAAGTGGTGTTGTGTATATTTGATTCCTCAGGAAAAGTTGAGGCGGCGCACTATATTATGTGCGGTCAAACACGACAAATTTGGCACTGTCATTTATCCGGTGCTCAAGCAGGACTACTCTACGGATACCGTGTCTATGGGCCCTACCAACCAGAACTGGGTCATCGTTTTAATCATAACAAATTACTCCTCGATCCCTATGCAAAAAAATTAGTCGGCGAGGTTACATATCATCCTGCGCTTTATGGCTATGACTTTGATTCAAAGGATGAAGATTTGTCATTTGACATCAGAGACAGCGCCCCATACATGCCTAAATGTCAGGTTGTCGATTGCGGATTTATTAATGATATTCCTATTGCACCACTTAATATTAGCCTTGCGAGAAGCATTTTATTTGAAACCCACGTTAAGGGTTTTACAAAACAAAACCCCGATGTCAGTTTGTCACAACAAGGCACTTTTTCAGGGCTTGGCAGCCAACCAATCATTGAATACTTGCAAAAATTAGGCATCACCGCGGTCGAATTATTACCCGTGCATGACTTTTTTGATGAAGCTTTTTTGATTGAAAAAGGCCTGACTAATTATTGGGGGTATAACAGCATAGCTTTTATGGCGCCGCATTCGGGTTATTTAACTGCTGAGGGTGATATATCAGAATTTAGACAAATGGTCTCAAAGCTCCACAATGCTGGGATTGAAGTTATCCTCGATGTGGTGTTTAACCATACTGCGGAAGGAAACCATTTGGGACCAACTTTCAGTTTCCGTGGCATTGACAATGCGAGTTACTATCGGTTATTGCCTAATGAAAAACGTTTCAACATTAATGATACTGGCTGCGGTAACACTTTTAATTTGAATCATCCCCAAGTGTTGATGTTAGTCATGGATTCTCTTCGTTACTGGGTTGAGGTGATGGGCGTTGACGGATTTAGATTTGATTTAGCCAGTTGCCTCGGCCGAGAAGCTTATGGCTTTGATCCTGGAAGTGGTTTTTTTGATGCAATAACTCAAGATCCTGTGTTGTGTAAAGTTAAGTTAATTGCAGAGCCGTGGGATATCGGTCCTGGTGGATATCAGTTAGGTAATTATCCGGTGGCATTCAGTGAGTGGAATGATCGCTATCGTGACGCTATGCGCCGTTTTTGGCGTGGAGACAGTGGTTTATTACCTGAATTTGCCAAACGTTTCCATGGTTCAAGTGACTTCTTTGAACATAACGGCCGTGGGCCAGCAGCCAGTATTAATTTTATTACCAGTCATGATGGCTTTAGCTTGCATGATCTTGTCACTTATCACGACCGCCACAACTTGGCTAATGGTGAAGATAATCGTGATGGTCATCAAGAGAACTGCAGTAGCAATTATGGTATTGAAGGTGAATGTGACGATGCCATTATTAATGCCATTCGTTCTCGGCAAAAACGCAATTTATTAACCTGCTTATTATTGTCTCAAGGGGTACCGATGTTATTGGCCGGAGACGAGTCTAGCCAAACCCAGCAAGGTAATAACAACGCGTATTGCCAAGATAATCCAATAGGTTGGTTTGATTGGCAGAAAATAGATTGGCCTTTGGTTAATTTCACTGCTCAGTTGATTAGTTTGCGAAAACGTTTTCCGATGTTGTGCCATCAAGCGTTTATTCATAAACCAGAAGCCTTATTTGACAATGGCTTAGCTTGGTTTAATCGCCAAGGTGAACCTATGACTAAATCACATTGGGGTGAACACCAAATCCGCACCTTGAGTGTCATTATAACCGGTAACTTAGGCCATGCAGATGTAGGCGAGATTGAAGATAGTACTGAGGCGTTGCTATTAATGATAAATGCAGGTGAGTTAACCAATTCTTTTATTCTGCCACAGTTACCCCATCTTCAAAATTGGCAGTGTTTATTACATATCCAAGACTGTGAGCCTGTGGTTGATGATAACCAACAAGTGAATTTAATGAGCCACAGTTTAATGTTATTTCATACCGAATTTACAAGGAGCAATTGA
- a CDS encoding glycogen/starch/alpha-glucan phosphorylase, with the protein MNVAAEILADHPNCSLSEPCDGLSISLARHIHYELCRDEHDKHELFNALALSVKEQMLENWRQTRLKDNQYPQKQIAYLSLEFLMGRALGNALLSLDMTEEAQKILTEYSTNLEDMEQVEHDAGLGNGGLGRLAACFLDSCASLDLPVTGYGIRYQYGMFVQKIIDGYQVERPDRWLRNGNPWEVRISNHSVSVPFYGHTETHVNKPGNRHHVWVNTQNVLAIPYDMPIPGFKNKRINTLRLWKAEANDEFDLSEFNEGDYTEAVATKNLAEQITMVLYPNDASVNGKELRLKQQYFLSSASLQDLLARYVRKFGKDFSQFSTYNVMQLNDTHPSIAVPELMRLLLDQYGLGWDEAWKITTQCMAYTNHTLLPEALERWSVPMMKNMLPRIVEIILEINARFLEVVAHKWPEDIQKLTEMSIIEEGGEQHIRMAYLAIVASFSVNGVAGLHTQLLKEGLFNNFYQLWPNKFNNKTNGVTPRRWLAFCNPKLASLISRQLGDKWINDLSLLTGLNAFINDKAFVKDWAQIKYENKQALTKFVKQQCGVEFDPKMMFDVQVKRIHEYKRQLLNILHVIHLYRRILNGDTQNIAPRCVLIGGKAAPGYAMAKQIIKLANNVAHMINSDPKVTPYLRMAFLPNYNVSAMEKICPGTDLSEQISTAGKEASGTGNMKFMMNGALTIGTLDGANIEMLEEVGKENFFLFGLDASQVSQTRINYNPQQIIEQSKALSGVMNMLKSGHFNLEEPGIFDHIINSIVDPHDQWMTAADFDSYCLTQDLVAKTYLDQDSWQQMSIKNTAASGRFSSDNTIAGYRDEIWMKK; encoded by the coding sequence ATGAATGTTGCAGCCGAAATTTTAGCTGACCACCCGAATTGTTCGCTTAGCGAACCTTGTGACGGCTTATCGATATCATTAGCCAGACATATTCATTATGAGTTGTGTCGAGATGAACATGATAAACATGAATTATTTAACGCCTTGGCACTCAGTGTTAAGGAGCAAATGCTCGAAAATTGGCGTCAAACACGATTAAAAGATAATCAATACCCACAAAAACAAATTGCTTACTTGTCGCTTGAGTTTTTGATGGGACGAGCATTAGGCAATGCATTATTAAGTTTAGACATGACTGAAGAGGCACAAAAAATACTGACTGAATATTCCACCAATTTAGAAGACATGGAACAAGTTGAGCATGATGCGGGCTTAGGTAATGGCGGATTAGGTCGTTTAGCAGCTTGCTTTTTAGACAGTTGTGCCAGTTTAGATTTACCAGTTACGGGCTATGGTATTCGTTACCAATACGGCATGTTTGTGCAAAAAATTATCGATGGATATCAGGTGGAACGTCCAGACCGTTGGTTACGTAATGGCAATCCATGGGAAGTGCGTATTTCTAATCACAGTGTATCTGTGCCTTTTTACGGTCATACCGAAACCCATGTCAATAAGCCGGGAAATCGACATCATGTGTGGGTGAATACCCAAAATGTATTAGCTATTCCTTACGATATGCCTATCCCAGGGTTTAAAAATAAGCGTATTAATACATTACGATTGTGGAAGGCTGAAGCTAACGATGAGTTCGATTTATCTGAATTTAATGAGGGTGATTATACCGAAGCTGTAGCCACTAAAAATTTGGCTGAACAAATCACTATGGTGTTGTATCCCAATGACGCCAGTGTTAATGGCAAAGAATTACGTTTAAAGCAGCAATACTTCTTGTCTTCAGCCAGTTTGCAGGACTTGTTAGCGCGCTACGTACGCAAATTTGGTAAAGATTTTAGTCAATTTAGTACCTATAACGTGATGCAGCTTAACGATACTCATCCAAGTATTGCGGTGCCGGAGTTAATGCGACTGTTGCTTGACCAATATGGACTGGGATGGGATGAAGCATGGAAGATCACCACTCAATGTATGGCATATACCAATCACACACTATTGCCTGAAGCATTAGAGCGTTGGTCTGTGCCCATGATGAAAAATATGTTGCCTCGCATTGTTGAAATCATTTTAGAAATAAATGCGCGCTTTTTAGAAGTCGTGGCACATAAATGGCCTGAAGATATTCAAAAACTTACCGAGATGTCGATTATTGAAGAGGGTGGCGAACAGCATATTCGCATGGCTTATTTAGCCATCGTTGCCAGCTTTTCTGTCAATGGTGTTGCAGGATTACATACTCAGTTACTCAAAGAGGGGTTATTTAATAACTTTTATCAATTATGGCCCAACAAGTTTAATAACAAAACTAATGGTGTAACCCCTAGGCGTTGGTTAGCATTTTGTAACCCTAAATTAGCGTCTTTAATTAGCCGTCAATTAGGCGATAAATGGATTAACGATTTATCTCTCCTTACTGGGTTAAATGCCTTTATTAATGACAAGGCATTTGTAAAAGATTGGGCGCAAATAAAGTATGAAAACAAACAAGCATTAACCAAATTTGTTAAACAACAATGTGGCGTCGAATTTGACCCTAAGATGATGTTTGATGTGCAAGTTAAACGTATTCATGAATACAAACGCCAATTACTGAATATTTTACATGTTATCCATTTATATCGCCGTATCCTCAATGGGGATACACAAAATATAGCGCCACGCTGTGTATTAATTGGCGGTAAAGCTGCCCCTGGGTATGCCATGGCTAAACAAATTATTAAGCTGGCAAATAATGTTGCTCATATGATTAATTCTGACCCTAAAGTGACCCCGTATTTACGCATGGCATTTTTACCTAACTACAATGTCAGCGCGATGGAAAAAATCTGTCCGGGTACTGATTTATCTGAACAAATATCCACAGCCGGTAAAGAAGCGTCTGGCACCGGTAACATGAAATTTATGATGAATGGCGCGTTAACGATTGGAACGTTAGATGGCGCTAATATCGAGATGCTTGAAGAGGTAGGCAAAGAAAACTTTTTCCTATTTGGATTAGACGCTAGCCAAGTCAGCCAGACTCGAATTAATTACAATCCTCAACAAATTATCGAACAATCTAAAGCTCTGAGCGGAGTCATGAATATGCTAAAAAGCGGTCACTTCAATTTAGAAGAACCGGGTATTTTTGACCATATTATTAATTCGATTGTCGATCCCCATGATCAATGGATGACCGCCGCCGATTTCGACAGCTATTGCCTAACACAAGATCTAGTGGCAAAGACTTATCTTGATCAAGATAGCTGGCAACAAATGAGTATTAAAAACACCGCCGCTAGCGGGCGTTTTTCAAGCGACAACACTATAGCGGGTTACCGCGATGAAATTTGGATGAAAAAGTAA
- the glgC gene encoding glucose-1-phosphate adenylyltransferase, with product MSDIRYISNLTRDTYALILAGGRGSRLHELTDWRAKPALYFGGKYRIIDFPLSNCINSGIRRVGVVTQYKSHSLIRHISRGWGHFKKELGESVEILPASQQTSGNWYEGTADAVFQNIDIIRQEVPKYVIVLSGDHIYRMDYAGLLAAHTESGADMTVCCFETPIAEAAGAFGVLEVDNTNRVIGFEEKPTKPKPTPDDKHKCLASMGNYVFNTKFLFDQLKKDSDNENSNRDFGKDIIPAIIDNHNVFAFPFDSSVDGQPAYWRDVGTIDSYFEANMELVSPTPPLNLYDAKWPIWTYQAQLPPAKFVFDDDDRRGMAVDSIVSGGCIISGAKVKRCVLFDEVRICSYSFVKDTVLLPDVVVLKNCKIQNAIIDRGCIIPEGMVIGYNHDHDRARGFRVSEKGITLVTRKMLGLPVGYE from the coding sequence ATGAGTGATATACGTTATATTAGCAATTTAACTCGTGATACCTATGCGCTTATTCTAGCGGGAGGGCGAGGTTCTCGTTTGCATGAATTAACCGACTGGCGAGCTAAACCAGCATTATACTTTGGCGGTAAATACCGGATTATCGATTTTCCATTGTCTAACTGTATTAATTCTGGAATACGTCGAGTGGGGGTGGTGACACAATATAAGTCACATTCATTAATTCGGCATATTTCTCGTGGTTGGGGACATTTTAAAAAGGAGTTAGGAGAGTCGGTTGAAATATTACCGGCATCACAACAAACATCAGGTAACTGGTATGAAGGCACTGCTGATGCAGTATTTCAAAATATCGATATTATTCGTCAGGAAGTCCCTAAGTATGTGATTGTCTTATCTGGCGATCATATTTATCGTATGGATTACGCGGGCTTGCTAGCTGCCCATACGGAATCTGGCGCAGATATGACCGTATGTTGTTTTGAAACCCCCATTGCTGAGGCCGCTGGTGCTTTTGGTGTGCTAGAAGTCGATAATACTAATCGAGTGATTGGCTTTGAAGAAAAGCCAACTAAGCCTAAACCCACACCTGATGATAAGCACAAATGTTTAGCTTCTATGGGGAATTATGTATTTAATACTAAGTTTTTGTTTGACCAGTTGAAAAAAGATTCTGATAACGAAAACTCAAATCGGGATTTTGGTAAAGATATTATTCCGGCAATTATTGATAATCATAACGTGTTTGCATTTCCTTTCGACAGTTCAGTTGATGGGCAGCCAGCATATTGGCGTGATGTCGGCACAATAGATTCATATTTTGAAGCCAATATGGAATTAGTGTCACCCACACCACCATTAAACCTTTATGATGCAAAGTGGCCAATTTGGACTTATCAAGCCCAGTTACCGCCAGCCAAATTTGTATTTGATGATGACGATAGGCGCGGAATGGCAGTCGATTCTATTGTTTCTGGTGGCTGTATTATTTCAGGTGCAAAAGTAAAACGTTGCGTATTGTTTGACGAAGTACGGATATGTTCGTATTCGTTTGTAAAAGACACGGTATTATTACCTGATGTAGTGGTATTAAAAAATTGTAAAATCCAGAATGCCATTATCGATCGTGGCTGTATCATCCCTGAAGGAATGGTGATTGGCTATAATCACGATCATGACAGGGCTAGAGGATTTAGGGTATCCGAAAAAGGCATTACTCTAGTGACACGTAAAATGCTGGGGTTACCTGTTGGCTATGAATAA
- a CDS encoding glycogen synthase translates to MTQLSVKRVLLVAAENDALHGAKVGGMADVIRDLPPALAKCGVIADVAMPNYGFLAQEYRAVHMVDIEVEFEGDHHTVVVYRMPRPQHKDDIAVVQQDIVDDSVAQIYLFDHPLFNHQGQVYCNGSADRPFAEDATKYALFSLSVATSLVKELLPRVDVLHLHDWHTGMVAMLRSCVDEFSALKALPCVFTIHNLALQGIRPFIGNDSSFTHWFPQYIDKLNSIADVSIFDPRYNNCVNPMRMGIVLSDKVHLVSPTYAREVLIPSDHQKGFFGGEGLENDLATKVKQNNLIGIINGCVYKDAVSEPLADIASHAELLLQAENTIIKWQAKTTQFSAIDSIAIARIGQYKHVLLMDSILPELRQVEREGDRFLLTYVGRLTEQKLLILLQPFNDPQGQFSAKTVLEAILESLKRQQPGGVFMLLGSGDEHIANVLQAIAVRYSNFVFLHGYDDVLAEELYQCGSLFLMPSSFEPCGISQMLAMRKGQPCLVHGVGGLNDTIEDNITGWIFKGETLASQSQALVDRFNQVVKLYGSETWQQVKQNAAKQRFTWDVAAKQYIEKLYVSH, encoded by the coding sequence ATGACGCAATTGAGTGTAAAACGAGTATTGCTGGTGGCAGCAGAAAATGATGCACTGCACGGCGCGAAGGTGGGTGGCATGGCGGATGTTATTCGCGATTTGCCCCCAGCATTAGCTAAATGTGGTGTGATAGCTGATGTTGCTATGCCTAATTACGGTTTTTTGGCTCAAGAATACCGTGCCGTTCATATGGTTGATATTGAGGTTGAGTTTGAAGGTGACCATCATACCGTGGTGGTTTATCGGATGCCAAGACCACAACACAAAGATGATATAGCTGTAGTGCAGCAAGATATTGTTGACGATTCAGTGGCGCAAATATATTTATTTGATCATCCATTGTTTAATCATCAAGGCCAAGTGTATTGTAATGGCTCTGCCGACAGACCTTTTGCGGAAGATGCGACAAAATATGCCCTGTTTTCTCTTAGTGTTGCCACCAGCCTTGTAAAAGAATTATTACCGCGTGTTGACGTGTTACATCTGCATGATTGGCACACTGGCATGGTGGCGATGCTTCGCAGTTGTGTGGATGAATTCTCTGCGCTTAAGGCCTTACCTTGTGTATTTACTATCCACAATTTGGCACTGCAGGGAATTAGGCCGTTTATTGGTAATGATTCTTCTTTTACCCATTGGTTTCCACAATACATTGATAAATTAAACTCAATTGCCGATGTGAGCATTTTCGATCCACGCTATAACAACTGTGTTAATCCGATGCGAATGGGCATTGTGCTCAGCGATAAAGTGCATTTGGTTTCACCCACTTATGCACGTGAAGTATTAATACCGTCCGATCATCAAAAAGGTTTTTTTGGTGGCGAAGGATTAGAAAATGATTTGGCGACCAAAGTTAAGCAAAATAATTTAATCGGCATCATTAATGGCTGTGTCTACAAAGATGCTGTTTCTGAGCCTTTAGCCGATATTGCAAGCCATGCTGAGTTATTGTTGCAAGCTGAAAATACCATTATCAAATGGCAAGCTAAGACGACTCAGTTCAGTGCTATCGATTCTATTGCAATCGCGCGGATTGGTCAGTATAAACATGTGCTGTTAATGGACTCCATTTTACCTGAATTGCGCCAAGTTGAGCGTGAAGGGGATCGTTTTCTATTAACTTATGTTGGCCGTTTGACTGAACAAAAATTGTTGATTCTATTACAACCATTTAACGATCCTCAAGGTCAATTTTCGGCTAAAACGGTGTTAGAGGCGATATTAGAATCACTTAAACGGCAACAACCCGGCGGTGTATTTATGTTGCTAGGCAGCGGCGATGAGCATATTGCTAACGTACTGCAAGCTATTGCAGTACGTTATAGTAACTTTGTATTTTTACATGGTTATGATGACGTATTAGCTGAGGAGCTTTATCAGTGTGGTAGTTTGTTTTTGATGCCCAGTTCATTCGAGCCTTGCGGGATCAGTCAAATGCTCGCTATGCGCAAAGGGCAACCGTGTCTGGTACATGGGGTGGGTGGCTTGAACGATACAATAGAAGATAATATTACTGGTTGGATATTTAAAGGCGAAACGCTGGCATCACAAAGCCAAGCATTAGTAGATCGTTTTAACCAAGTGGTTAAATTGTATGGTAGTGAGACTTGGCAACAGGTAAAACAAAACGCCGCCAAACAACGATTTACTTGGGATGTTGCCGCCAAACAGTATATTGAAAAGCTGTATGTTAGCCATTAA
- a CDS encoding NAD(P)H-hydrate dehydratase, translating to MDMLTLDYIKTLLPTRPDESHKMTFGNVLNIAGSINYRGAAYLSSMAALRVGAGYVSLASSSCVCNSITAQTPNIVTIPLVTQTALMSSAITSTAKIISKLDQYEHTDPEAISVDAVKQLWVKLQQTSVVSVGSGLSLMGTDDQPRSPNEPQNDSDPQVQQDNLQLKGNFDFFCHLMKAIETSVTKLILDADGINFYAKMIQSPNDETLPSFKLPTQSVLTPHPKELSRLLAVDVTDIQQQREHYATLAATKFGAVVVLKGHKTVITDGQQTFINSTGNSALAKAGTGDVLTGMIAGFCAQGMAPLEAACLSVYLHGLAGDLVSKQQSCYSLLASELLDYIPKAIQLVLQKTA from the coding sequence ATGGACATGCTGACGCTTGATTATATTAAAACACTACTGCCAACACGACCTGATGAAAGCCACAAAATGACCTTTGGTAATGTACTGAACATTGCTGGGTCGATCAATTATCGCGGCGCAGCATATTTATCAAGTATGGCAGCCCTACGAGTCGGTGCAGGCTATGTATCATTAGCCAGTAGTTCATGTGTATGTAACAGTATTACAGCACAAACGCCTAATATTGTGACCATTCCATTGGTGACACAAACGGCGTTAATGTCCTCCGCTATAACATCTACAGCAAAAATAATCAGTAAACTAGATCAATATGAACATACTGATCCAGAAGCTATTTCTGTTGATGCCGTAAAACAATTATGGGTTAAATTACAGCAAACGAGTGTTGTCTCTGTGGGATCAGGACTAAGCTTAATGGGGACAGATGATCAACCGAGATCGCCAAACGAACCACAAAATGATTCAGACCCGCAGGTACAGCAAGACAATCTCCAACTGAAGGGGAATTTTGATTTTTTCTGTCATCTCATGAAGGCTATTGAAACCAGTGTTACCAAACTTATTCTTGATGCTGATGGTATTAACTTTTACGCCAAAATGATTCAATCTCCCAACGACGAGACATTACCGTCATTTAAACTTCCCACTCAAAGCGTACTCACTCCTCATCCAAAAGAATTATCGCGTTTGCTGGCGGTGGATGTCACTGATATACAGCAGCAACGTGAACATTACGCGACGTTAGCAGCCACAAAGTTTGGTGCTGTTGTCGTATTGAAAGGACATAAAACCGTCATAACTGATGGCCAGCAAACCTTTATCAATTCCACAGGCAACAGTGCGTTGGCCAAAGCGGGAACCGGTGATGTGTTAACGGGAATGATTGCAGGATTTTGTGCTCAAGGAATGGCACCACTAGAAGCAGCTTGTTTAAGTGTGTATTTACATGGTTTAGCCGGTGATTTGGTTAGTAAACAGCAAAGCTGTTATAGCTTATTGGCCTCTGAACTGCTCGATTACATTCCTAAAGCGATACAGCTTGTGTTGCAAAAAACGGCTTAA